One genomic segment of Natrononativus amylolyticus includes these proteins:
- a CDS encoding acyl-CoA mutase large subunit family protein, translating into MFDSDDLEEIRAGAEEWHEAEVEPVLERFGERKETFTTDTGGQEVERLYTPADVADLEYDEDLGFPGEAPYTRGVYSTGYRGRLWTMRQYAGFSTPEDTNERFHYLLEQGQTGLSMAFDLPTQMGYDSDATMAAGEVGKAGVAIDSLADMETVFDGIPLDEVSTSMTINAPASVLLAMYIAVGDRQGVDRADLRGTIQNDLLKEYIARNTYIYPPGPSMRIITDIFEFCADEVPKFNTISISGYHIREAGATAAQELAFTLGDGIEYVEAAVDAGLDVDDFAPQLSFFFNGHNNIFEEVAKFRAARRMWHDIMEERFDAQNPKSKQLKFHTQTAGSMLTAQQIENNVVRVAYQALAAVLGGTQSLHTNGKDEALALPTEESVRTALRTQQILAHESGAADTIDPLAGSYYVESLTDEVEAEAYDLLEEVDSRGGMLEAVESQWVQRQIQDTAFDRQREIEEGERIIVGVNEFEVDEEPTMDVQAVTEEDERRQLERLESVREGRDDEATAAALEALGEAARGEENVMPYIVDAVKAEGTVGEICTVFRDEFGEYHPGGV; encoded by the coding sequence ATGTTCGATTCCGACGACCTCGAGGAGATCCGTGCCGGCGCCGAGGAGTGGCACGAGGCGGAGGTCGAGCCCGTTCTCGAGCGATTCGGCGAGCGAAAGGAGACGTTCACGACCGACACCGGCGGCCAGGAGGTCGAGCGGCTGTACACGCCCGCCGACGTCGCCGACCTCGAGTACGACGAGGATCTCGGCTTCCCCGGCGAGGCGCCGTACACGCGCGGCGTCTACTCGACCGGCTACCGCGGTCGGCTGTGGACGATGCGCCAGTACGCGGGCTTTTCGACCCCCGAGGATACGAACGAGCGGTTTCACTACCTGCTCGAGCAGGGCCAGACCGGGCTCTCGATGGCGTTCGACCTGCCGACCCAGATGGGGTACGACTCCGACGCGACCATGGCGGCGGGCGAGGTCGGGAAGGCCGGAGTCGCCATCGACTCGCTGGCCGACATGGAGACGGTGTTCGACGGCATTCCGCTCGACGAGGTGAGCACCTCGATGACGATCAACGCGCCCGCGTCGGTGCTGCTCGCGATGTACATCGCCGTCGGCGACCGTCAGGGAGTCGACCGGGCCGACCTCCGGGGGACCATCCAGAACGACCTGCTGAAGGAGTACATCGCCCGGAACACCTACATCTACCCGCCCGGTCCCTCGATGCGGATCATCACGGACATCTTCGAGTTCTGTGCCGACGAGGTCCCGAAGTTCAACACCATCTCCATCTCGGGCTACCACATCCGCGAGGCGGGTGCGACCGCCGCCCAGGAGCTCGCCTTCACCCTCGGTGACGGGATCGAGTACGTCGAGGCCGCCGTCGACGCCGGGCTGGACGTCGACGACTTCGCCCCCCAGTTATCGTTCTTTTTCAACGGTCACAACAACATCTTCGAGGAGGTCGCGAAGTTCCGCGCGGCGCGCCGAATGTGGCACGATATCATGGAGGAACGGTTCGACGCGCAGAATCCCAAATCCAAGCAGCTCAAGTTCCACACGCAGACCGCAGGTTCGATGCTCACCGCCCAGCAGATCGAGAACAACGTCGTTCGAGTGGCCTACCAGGCGCTCGCTGCCGTCCTCGGGGGGACACAGAGCCTCCACACGAACGGGAAGGACGAGGCGCTCGCCCTCCCCACCGAGGAGTCCGTCAGGACCGCCCTGCGAACCCAGCAGATCCTCGCACACGAATCGGGTGCGGCAGATACGATCGATCCGCTCGCGGGCAGCTACTACGTCGAGAGCCTGACCGACGAAGTGGAGGCGGAAGCCTACGACCTCCTCGAGGAGGTCGACTCCCGCGGCGGGATGCTCGAGGCCGTCGAGTCCCAGTGGGTCCAGCGCCAGATCCAGGACACCGCCTTCGACCGCCAGCGCGAGATCGAGGAGGGCGAGCGGATCATCGTGGGCGTCAACGAGTTCGAGGTCGACGAGGAGCCCACGATGGACGTTCAGGCGGTCACCGAGGAGGATGAACGCCGCCAGCTCGAGCGCCTCGAGTCCGTCCGCGAGGGGCGCGACGACGAAGCGACGGCGGCGGCGCTCGAGGCGCTGGGCGAGGCGGCGCGCGGGGAGGAGAACGTGATGCCGTACATCGTCGACGCGGTGAAGGCCGAGGGAACCGTCGGCGAGATCTGTACCGTCTTCCGCGACGAGTTCGGGGAGTACCACCCGGGCGGCGTGTGA
- a CDS encoding FAD-dependent oxidoreductase produces MEGTEVPVADVREVGADTIALELETPDGFDALPGQFVLLRAAPEDEVISRHYTLSSPSVEETFELTVGVDPDGTLSPWLADLEGGETVHVEGPFGTITYEGEEDVVAVAGGPGVGPAVAIAEAAHEAGHDAVVIYQDDDPAHEDRLEALTDAGADVVVIDDGEDEAVAEAVATHLEDGRYYVFGFSDFVHAVADAIDDAGGDSDEALIENFG; encoded by the coding sequence ATGGAAGGAACCGAGGTACCCGTCGCCGACGTTCGCGAGGTCGGAGCCGATACGATCGCACTCGAACTGGAGACGCCCGACGGATTCGACGCGCTTCCGGGCCAGTTCGTCCTGTTGCGGGCCGCCCCCGAGGACGAGGTGATCAGCCGCCACTACACCCTCTCCTCGCCGTCGGTCGAGGAGACGTTCGAACTCACCGTCGGCGTCGATCCCGACGGCACCCTCTCGCCGTGGCTCGCCGACCTCGAGGGCGGCGAGACGGTCCACGTCGAGGGCCCCTTCGGGACGATCACCTACGAGGGCGAGGAGGACGTCGTCGCGGTCGCGGGCGGTCCCGGCGTCGGCCCCGCGGTCGCCATCGCCGAGGCGGCCCACGAGGCCGGCCACGACGCCGTCGTGATCTATCAGGACGACGACCCGGCCCACGAGGACCGCCTCGAGGCGCTCACCGACGCCGGTGCGGACGTGGTGGTTATCGACGACGGCGAGGACGAGGCGGTCGCGGAGGCGGTCGCGACCCACCTCGAGGACGGTCGCTATTACGTCTTCGGTTTCAGCGACTTCGTCCACGCGGTCGCGGACGCGATCGACGACGCCGGCGGCGATTCGGACGAGGCGCTGATCGAGAACTTCGGCTGA
- a CDS encoding YbjQ family protein produces the protein MLITTTETVPDREIVEVLGVARGNTVEAKNAGRDITQGIRNVFGGELKAYSDLLSKSRDEAIRRLEADAEEMGADAVVNLRLDTSSITEGGSEVLAYGTAVRLR, from the coding sequence ATGCTGATAACGACTACGGAAACCGTTCCGGATCGAGAGATCGTCGAGGTGCTCGGCGTGGCCCGCGGCAACACGGTCGAGGCGAAAAACGCCGGCCGCGACATCACCCAGGGGATCCGAAACGTCTTCGGCGGCGAACTCAAGGCGTACTCGGATCTCCTCTCGAAATCCCGCGACGAGGCTATCAGGCGGCTGGAGGCCGACGCCGAGGAGATGGGGGCCGACGCGGTCGTCAACCTCCGGCTTGATACCTCGTCGATCACCGAAGGCGGCTCCGAAGTGCTGGCGTACGGAACGGCCGTCCGTCTCCGATAG
- a CDS encoding aldo/keto reductase gives MTTHPTDITAVGGLTSPMPALGFGTAQLTGDDCRGAVELALETGYRHLDTAQLYGNESAVGDALASSPVPREDVYLVTKVHPDDAAPEDVHRTTRESLERLGTGIDLLLLHGPSDEAPLEETIAAMNDLQEEGAVDRIGVSNFSVTQLEAAVAASSTPIVTNQVKYHPYHRQDDLLSYCLENGIVLTAYSPLAKGSVVGDERLEALGDRYGKSAAQVALRWLLQQPGVAAIPKASSREHVEANADVFDFELTDEEMRGVFVLGGEEAPPSALSDRLGLS, from the coding sequence ATGACGACACACCCGACCGACATCACCGCCGTCGGAGGGCTGACGTCTCCGATGCCCGCTCTCGGGTTCGGCACCGCTCAGCTCACCGGCGACGACTGCCGCGGAGCCGTCGAACTCGCCCTCGAGACCGGCTACCGCCACCTCGACACCGCACAGCTGTACGGCAACGAATCCGCCGTCGGCGACGCCCTCGCCTCGAGCCCCGTCCCCCGCGAGGACGTGTACCTCGTCACGAAGGTCCACCCCGACGACGCCGCGCCCGAAGACGTCCACCGCACCACGCGGGAGAGCCTCGAGCGCCTCGGAACCGGGATCGACCTCCTCTTGCTCCACGGGCCGAGCGACGAGGCGCCCCTCGAGGAGACGATCGCCGCGATGAACGACCTCCAGGAGGAGGGGGCCGTCGACCGGATCGGCGTGAGCAACTTCTCGGTCACCCAGCTCGAGGCGGCCGTCGCGGCCTCCTCGACCCCGATCGTCACGAACCAGGTGAAGTACCACCCGTACCACCGCCAGGACGACCTCCTGTCGTACTGTCTCGAGAACGGGATCGTGCTGACGGCGTACAGCCCCCTCGCGAAGGGGTCGGTCGTCGGCGACGAGCGCCTCGAGGCGCTCGGCGATCGGTACGGAAAGTCGGCGGCGCAGGTGGCCCTGCGGTGGCTGCTCCAGCAGCCGGGGGTGGCGGCGATTCCGAAGGCCTCGAGCCGCGAGCACGTCGAGGCCAACGCCGACGTGTTCGACTTCGAACTGACCGACGAGGAGATGCGAGGGGTGTTCGTACTCGGCGGCGAGGAGGCGCCGCCGTCGGCGCTGTCGGACCGACTCGGCCTGTCGTGA
- the mce gene encoding methylmalonyl-CoA epimerase has product MRFDHAGIATDDAAALADLFSSLFDAEIAHDETFDGMRVVFLALENGYFELLEPLEEGTIAGYLERHGPGIHHLAVETDDVEAALETAREAGIELVDEEPRPGAWGHSVAFLHPRDTGGVLLEFVEH; this is encoded by the coding sequence ATGCGATTCGATCACGCGGGTATCGCGACCGACGACGCGGCGGCACTCGCCGACCTGTTCTCGAGCCTGTTCGACGCCGAAATCGCCCACGATGAGACGTTCGATGGGATGCGGGTCGTCTTCCTCGCACTCGAGAACGGCTACTTCGAACTCTTAGAACCGCTCGAGGAGGGGACGATCGCGGGCTACCTCGAGCGACACGGCCCCGGTATCCATCACCTCGCAGTCGAAACGGACGATGTCGAGGCCGCCCTCGAGACCGCCCGCGAGGCGGGGATCGAACTCGTCGACGAGGAGCCCCGGCCCGGCGCGTGGGGTCACTCCGTCGCCTTTCTCCACCCGCGAGACACCGGCGGCGTGTTGCTCGAGTTCGTCGAGCACTGA